From Cellvibrio zantedeschiae, the proteins below share one genomic window:
- the dapA gene encoding 4-hydroxy-tetrahydrodipicolinate synthase: MIQGSMVALVTPMNADNSLDWASLHKLVEWHLEQGTHAIVAMGTTGESATLSVEEHLAVVKKVVDQVNGRIPVIAGTGANSTSEAVELTQAAKDVGVDACLLVTPYYNKPTQEGLFLHHQHIAQSVAIPQILYNVPGRTGVDMKTETALRIATIPNIIGIKEATGDLVRAKALIDQAPDSFAIISGDDATAVELILLGGKGDISVTANVVPNQIARMCELALAGKAEEARAINQRLLPLHDAMFVESNPIPVKWAVEQLGLIKSGIRLPLTPLAEQYQAQVAAALSAAK; the protein is encoded by the coding sequence ATGATCCAAGGTAGTATGGTTGCCCTAGTAACACCAATGAACGCAGATAACTCACTCGATTGGGCGAGCCTGCACAAGTTGGTTGAGTGGCACCTTGAGCAAGGCACCCACGCTATAGTTGCCATGGGCACTACCGGTGAATCCGCTACCTTGAGTGTTGAAGAGCATTTGGCCGTTGTTAAAAAAGTTGTTGATCAAGTTAACGGCCGTATTCCAGTTATTGCTGGCACTGGCGCAAACTCTACGTCCGAAGCTGTTGAGCTGACGCAAGCTGCCAAAGATGTGGGGGTAGATGCTTGTCTTTTGGTGACTCCTTACTACAACAAACCAACCCAGGAAGGTTTGTTTTTGCATCATCAGCATATTGCCCAGTCAGTGGCGATTCCCCAGATCCTCTACAACGTACCGGGCCGCACCGGTGTGGATATGAAGACTGAAACTGCCCTGCGTATTGCAACTATTCCCAATATTATTGGTATTAAAGAAGCAACGGGCGATTTGGTGCGCGCTAAAGCATTAATCGATCAAGCTCCTGACAGTTTTGCCATTATTTCTGGCGACGACGCCACCGCAGTTGAACTGATTCTGTTGGGCGGCAAAGGTGATATATCGGTAACGGCCAACGTAGTACCTAATCAAATTGCACGTATGTGTGAATTGGCTTTGGCGGGTAAGGCAGAAGAAGCGCGTGCAATTAACCAACGCTTGCTTCCATTGCACGATGCAATGTTTGTGGAGTCAAACCCAATTCCTGTTAAGTGGGCGGTTGAGCAATTGGGATTGATTAAATCCGGAATCCGTCTGCCACTGACACCTTTGGCTGAGCAATACCAAGCGCAAGTTGCAGCGGCTTTGAGCGCAGCAAAATAA
- the queC gene encoding 7-cyano-7-deazaguanine synthase QueC, with translation MSSKKAVVLVSGGLDSTTALAIARSEGYDCYTMSFDYGQRHRVELFAAERTAKAMGAIAHKVISLDLRTIGGSALTDESIAVPEHETAGIPITYVPARNTVFLSIALGWAEVLGAEDIFIGVNAVDFSGYPDCRPEYIAAFEKMANLATRAGAEGGHLKIRTPLIDLSKGDIIKLGMGLGVDYSLTVSCYQANDKGEACGKCDSCRLRKAGFEQAGVVDPTLYIKA, from the coding sequence ATGTCATCAAAAAAAGCGGTAGTCCTTGTCTCAGGTGGATTGGATTCAACTACCGCGCTTGCCATTGCGCGTAGCGAAGGTTACGACTGCTACACCATGAGTTTTGATTACGGTCAGCGTCATCGCGTCGAATTATTTGCAGCAGAACGCACCGCCAAGGCTATGGGTGCAATTGCACACAAAGTTATTAGTTTGGATTTACGCACTATTGGCGGCTCGGCATTGACAGATGAATCTATCGCCGTACCAGAGCATGAAACTGCGGGTATTCCAATTACTTATGTGCCTGCGCGCAATACCGTATTTTTATCGATTGCGTTGGGTTGGGCAGAAGTCTTGGGTGCAGAGGATATTTTTATTGGTGTTAACGCGGTAGATTTTTCCGGTTACCCGGATTGTCGCCCTGAATATATTGCTGCGTTTGAAAAAATGGCGAACCTTGCAACACGTGCGGGAGCAGAGGGTGGTCATTTAAAAATTCGCACGCCGCTCATCGATTTAAGTAAAGGCGATATTATTAAACTCGGTATGGGTTTGGGTGTTGATTACAGTTTGACGGTGTCATGTTATCAAGCAAATGACAAAGGCGAAGCATGCGGTAAGTGCGATAGTTGTCGTTTACGTAAAGCTGGTTTTGAGCAAGCCGGCGTTGTTGATCCAACTCTGTATATAAAAGCCTGA
- a CDS encoding EAL domain-containing protein: protein MHLVSPKLGRFQPYIHRLTQNALVTLAYLMTGWLGLCVPFTSSKVTLFWLPTGIAIAALYRWSIQVWPGIFLGALLINLTTGSNQLVNVLIALGNTLGPLATFLLLRRLDCQVLFMHRANALCFLAISVSTMLIPVTIGSLALTYIAHYNLDRYTLLAWWMGDSLGALLAAPFLIGLTIDNLRKLLDKRIETISILAVSFFVALLCFPLNNFANNLHLPIVFTSFICVAWAALRLGLLGGTLCTIGFSFIAIWSTVNGLGPFTASDTHISYYLIWLYSASLTLLSLMITIASAEIAYKSERLLEMSIARNEQQKHIQAVIQTIPDLLFEVDRKGNCLSATGSSPIAEFSAAAILGKHIPSILPPKTLTTWKKALAEADDWGISQGKTIEYEHRPNSLWFELSISKRLGDQRDDDRFICLARNITKRMSDHKTDLANEQRFRNIFESTTNIAVQGYNRFHEVIFWNKASEDLYGFKAVDVMGQKLEDLIIPDFMRSGVYEAIENWHLLGHAIPSGEIPLQDKDGNEVWVYSNHVLIQTPNDKEMYCLDIDLGPQRRALQSLEQELQERKQVEHALRQSEHRLERAQMMARVAHWSWDPESDNYNFSSSMSELFNLPSHALKGQFKKFIASAVLVEDRKAFRQALNNCLATASNISIEMRIKVGGKVFCLDAQGSININDGTPLVQGTFQDITERKRLDAALRTAATDSADAPDFFETLLKSLSDAIGAEHALISLTNPLNTDEANAHTYLIRGARQPNFNYLFAGTACADILRDQTCFIAEGAYQQYPGNSMYQQHKIEGILGAAIKNTDGVSIGTLSVLAEHPLPISAQTQALILIFAERISGEMRRANDQEKIFNLAFFDPLTRLPNRRMMLDRLKLITAQSARTGNHAALLFIDLDHFKLLNDTRGHHIGDQLLIQVAERISNFIRATDLAVRLGGDEFVVVFDNLSVDAELAAIEAKSRAEQLHELINLPYPLQQTVFHCTISIGVNLFNNQSASIDDLLRHADVAMYQAKDSGRNAIRFFDPHMQSRLETRASIETDLRRAYELENQLIPYYQIQVDSSGRALGAELLLRWKHPTKGMIPPSDFIPVAEQTGLIVGIGKDVIKFACAQINEWSKQPDFEHLTISVNVSPVQFNQASFVEDVLKIVRESNIDPQRLKLELTESSLLKNVDQSIEKMQELQAQGIAFAMDDFGIGYSSLSYLKRLPLYQLKIDQSFVRDITIDPNDAIIVCTIIAMAKNMNLNVLAEGVETKEQKEFLEENGCPIFQGYYFGRPVAIEEFEVQLRQHLAQPQSHALI, encoded by the coding sequence ATGCACCTTGTGTCACCCAAGCTGGGAAGATTTCAGCCTTATATCCACAGGCTGACTCAAAATGCGCTTGTCACCCTCGCCTACCTTATGACGGGCTGGCTTGGGCTGTGCGTACCCTTTACCTCATCCAAAGTAACTTTGTTCTGGCTGCCAACTGGTATAGCCATTGCGGCGCTTTATCGGTGGTCGATTCAAGTTTGGCCGGGTATTTTTCTCGGCGCTCTTCTTATTAACTTGACCACTGGCTCCAATCAGCTTGTCAATGTTCTTATCGCCCTTGGCAATACATTGGGTCCTCTGGCTACCTTCTTACTTTTGCGTCGCCTCGATTGCCAGGTACTTTTTATGCACAGGGCCAACGCTTTGTGCTTCCTCGCCATATCGGTTTCTACCATGCTGATACCGGTCACCATCGGCAGCCTGGCGCTCACTTACATTGCGCACTACAACCTGGACCGATACACACTTCTCGCATGGTGGATGGGCGATAGCCTCGGAGCATTGCTCGCAGCGCCCTTTTTGATTGGTTTGACGATCGACAACCTGCGCAAGTTACTTGATAAAAGAATCGAAACCATCTCCATTCTTGCGGTCAGTTTTTTTGTTGCACTGCTCTGCTTCCCGCTCAATAACTTTGCTAACAACCTTCACTTGCCAATCGTCTTTACTAGTTTTATCTGCGTGGCCTGGGCCGCGCTGCGGTTGGGATTATTGGGAGGCACGCTTTGCACAATTGGATTTAGTTTTATTGCCATATGGTCAACCGTTAACGGACTTGGCCCTTTCACCGCAAGCGACACGCATATCAGCTACTACCTAATTTGGCTGTATTCAGCCAGCCTCACCTTGTTAAGTTTGATGATCACCATTGCGAGCGCAGAAATCGCCTATAAATCCGAGCGATTGCTTGAAATGAGCATCGCCCGCAATGAACAACAAAAGCATATTCAAGCCGTTATTCAAACTATCCCCGACTTATTGTTTGAAGTGGACCGTAAAGGTAATTGCTTGTCCGCCACAGGTTCATCGCCTATTGCCGAATTTTCGGCAGCGGCTATTTTGGGCAAACATATTCCCAGCATATTGCCACCCAAAACCTTAACGACCTGGAAAAAAGCGTTAGCTGAAGCAGACGATTGGGGAATCTCGCAAGGTAAAACAATTGAGTATGAACACCGCCCCAACTCGCTTTGGTTTGAACTTTCAATTTCCAAACGACTTGGCGACCAACGCGATGATGATCGTTTTATTTGTCTTGCTCGCAACATTACCAAGCGCATGTCTGATCACAAAACTGACCTTGCCAACGAGCAGCGCTTCCGCAACATTTTTGAAAGCACCACCAATATTGCCGTACAAGGTTACAACCGCTTTCACGAAGTTATTTTTTGGAACAAAGCGAGCGAAGATCTCTACGGATTTAAAGCTGTCGATGTTATGGGACAAAAACTGGAAGACTTAATTATTCCAGATTTTATGCGCAGCGGCGTTTATGAAGCGATTGAAAACTGGCATCTACTTGGCCACGCAATTCCTTCCGGTGAAATTCCGCTGCAAGATAAAGATGGCAATGAAGTATGGGTGTATTCCAATCACGTATTGATCCAAACACCAAACGACAAAGAGATGTATTGCCTGGATATTGATTTGGGTCCACAGCGTCGCGCCTTGCAAAGCCTTGAGCAAGAATTACAAGAACGCAAACAAGTTGAACATGCATTGCGCCAAAGCGAACACCGCCTTGAGCGCGCACAAATGATGGCGCGTGTTGCGCATTGGAGTTGGGATCCTGAAAGCGATAATTACAATTTCAGCTCGTCCATGAGCGAATTATTTAACTTGCCAAGCCATGCACTCAAAGGCCAGTTTAAAAAATTTATTGCGAGCGCTGTTTTGGTTGAGGACCGCAAAGCTTTCCGGCAAGCATTAAATAACTGCTTGGCAACCGCATCCAACATATCAATTGAAATGCGCATTAAGGTTGGTGGAAAAGTTTTTTGCCTTGATGCGCAGGGCAGCATTAACATCAATGATGGCACTCCGCTAGTACAAGGAACTTTTCAAGATATTACCGAGCGTAAGCGTTTGGATGCTGCACTCAGAACCGCAGCAACTGACTCTGCCGATGCACCGGACTTTTTTGAAACCTTATTAAAATCCTTGAGCGATGCCATAGGCGCTGAACATGCTTTAATTAGCTTAACCAACCCTCTCAATACTGATGAAGCAAATGCGCACACTTATCTGATCAGAGGGGCGCGTCAACCAAACTTTAATTATCTTTTTGCAGGCACAGCCTGCGCCGATATTTTGCGCGACCAGACCTGCTTCATTGCAGAGGGTGCTTACCAGCAATATCCCGGCAATAGCATGTACCAACAACACAAAATCGAAGGTATTCTCGGAGCCGCCATTAAAAATACTGACGGAGTTTCTATTGGCACCTTATCAGTATTAGCCGAACATCCGCTGCCTATTTCAGCGCAAACGCAAGCTCTTATATTAATTTTCGCGGAACGCATTTCAGGTGAAATGCGCCGTGCCAATGATCAGGAAAAAATCTTCAACCTGGCATTTTTTGATCCACTAACACGCTTGCCCAACAGACGTATGATGCTGGACAGATTAAAACTCATTACCGCCCAAAGTGCACGCACCGGAAACCACGCTGCCTTACTTTTTATTGACCTCGATCACTTTAAGTTACTCAACGATACGCGGGGCCATCACATCGGCGATCAACTGTTAATTCAAGTTGCCGAGCGCATTAGCAACTTTATTCGCGCTACAGATCTCGCTGTGCGTTTGGGCGGTGATGAATTTGTTGTGGTTTTTGACAACTTAAGTGTTGACGCCGAGCTCGCCGCAATTGAAGCCAAAAGCCGCGCAGAACAATTGCATGAATTAATTAATTTGCCCTACCCATTACAGCAAACCGTATTTCATTGCACGATCAGTATTGGGGTAAATCTGTTTAACAACCAAAGCGCATCGATTGATGATTTATTACGGCACGCCGACGTGGCCATGTACCAAGCTAAAGACAGCGGTCGCAATGCCATCCGGTTTTTTGATCCGCATATGCAATCGCGTCTTGAAACGCGTGCAAGCATAGAAACTGATTTGCGACGCGCCTATGAATTGGAAAATCAACTTATTCCTTATTACCAAATCCAGGTTGACTCAAGCGGTCGCGCATTGGGCGCTGAATTATTATTGCGCTGGAAACACCCTACCAAAGGCATGATTCCACCCTCAGATTTTATTCCTGTTGCAGAGCAGACAGGTTTGATTGTGGGTATTGGTAAAGATGTTATTAAATTTGCCTGCGCGCAAATTAACGAGTGGAGTAAACAGCCCGATTTTGAACACCTGACCATCTCTGTGAATGTGAGCCCCGTGCAATTTAACCAAGCGAGCTTTGTGGAGGACGTACTTAAAATTGTGCGCGAAAGCAATATAGATCCACAGCGTTTGAAATTGGAATTGACCGAAAGCTCGCTGCTTAAGAATGTTGATCAAAGCATCGAAAAAATGCAGGAGTTGCAAGCACAAGGCATAGCCTTTGCGATGGACGATTTTGGAATTGGCTACTCGTCACTTTCTTATTTAAAACGCCTGCCACTTTATCAACTGAAAATTGATCAATCTTTCGTGCGCGATATTACCATTGACCCCAATGATGCAATTATTGTTTGCACCATCATCGCCATGGCAAAAAATATGAATTTGAATGTGCTCGCCGAAGGCGTTGAAACCAAAGAGCAAAAAGAATTTTTGGAAGAAAATGGTTGCCCCATATTCCAAGGTTATTATTTTGGCCGCCCTGTCGCTATCGAAGAATTTGAAGTGCAGCTGCGCCAACATTTAGCTCAGCCGCAAAGTCACGCGCTTATATAA
- the nadA gene encoding quinolinate synthase NadA: MTELLHMGAASTNAQELVREHLARAWNAPQYTPEQQADYIARIKALLKQHNAVLVAHYYTDPLIQALAEETGGCVSDSLEMARFGKNHPADTLIVAGVKFMGETAKILTPHKRVLMPTLEATCSLDLGCPIDEFSAFCDANPDRTVVVYANTSAAVKARADWVVTSSIALDVVDYLDRQGKKILWAPDKHLGTYVQQKTGADVLLWDGACIVHEEFKAKGVEDLKTLYPNAAVLVHPESPKAVVDLADVAGSTSQLIKAAQTLPNKEFIVATDQGIFYKMQQLNPDKVFHIAPTAGSGATCRSCANCPWMAMNVLDNLVNVFDRDDNEIHVDPELARQAMIPLQRMLDFKK, from the coding sequence ATGACTGAACTACTACATATGGGTGCAGCCAGCACCAACGCTCAGGAACTGGTCCGCGAGCACCTTGCCCGTGCCTGGAATGCCCCGCAATACACGCCTGAACAACAAGCAGATTACATCGCCCGTATTAAGGCTCTATTGAAACAGCACAACGCCGTGTTGGTTGCCCATTACTACACAGATCCTCTTATCCAGGCGTTGGCAGAAGAAACGGGCGGCTGTGTGTCAGATTCATTGGAAATGGCGCGCTTTGGTAAAAATCACCCGGCCGATACCCTGATTGTTGCCGGCGTAAAGTTCATGGGCGAAACCGCCAAAATTCTCACCCCTCATAAGCGCGTTCTTATGCCTACGCTGGAGGCCACCTGTTCTCTGGACTTAGGTTGTCCAATTGATGAGTTTTCAGCTTTCTGTGATGCCAATCCCGACCGCACTGTAGTGGTGTACGCCAACACCTCCGCTGCTGTAAAAGCGCGGGCTGATTGGGTGGTGACTTCTAGTATCGCTTTGGATGTGGTGGATTATCTCGATCGCCAGGGTAAGAAAATCCTGTGGGCGCCGGACAAGCATTTGGGTACCTATGTGCAGCAAAAAACCGGTGCGGACGTGCTACTTTGGGATGGCGCCTGCATCGTGCACGAAGAGTTTAAAGCGAAAGGCGTTGAAGATTTAAAAACGCTTTACCCCAATGCCGCTGTGCTTGTTCACCCCGAATCACCCAAAGCCGTGGTAGATTTGGCGGATGTTGCAGGCTCAACCTCACAACTAATTAAAGCCGCGCAAACCCTGCCCAACAAAGAATTTATTGTCGCCACCGACCAGGGCATTTTCTACAAGATGCAGCAGTTGAATCCTGACAAGGTTTTCCATATCGCCCCGACTGCCGGTAGCGGTGCGACTTGCCGTTCTTGCGCCAATTGCCCCTGGATGGCAATGAACGTGTTGGACAACCTGGTCAATGTGTTTGATCGCGATGATAACGAGATTCATGTAGACCCTGAGTTGGCAAGACAAGCCATGATTCCGCTGCAGCGCATGCTGGACTTTAAAAAGTAA
- a CDS encoding MBL fold metallo-hydrolase yields MRLRFASLGSGSRGNATLVEWAQGSLLIDCGFTVKETELRMARLGKTARDLTAILVTHEHSDHIKGVPALARRYDIPVYMTPGTYHSRDLGELPKLNLIHAYTPFQLEGLQVNPVAVPHDAREPAQFVFEYEGLRLGILTDLGSITPHVEAAYQACDAILLEANHDPFMLASGPYPPSLKQRVGGQWGHLSNQQAAGFLQRIDTRRLQHLVVAHISQKNNSLDVARAALEPVTQAVQQVTYACQDQGFDWLAVVQVERIAASA; encoded by the coding sequence GTGCGCTTGCGCTTTGCTTCCCTGGGAAGCGGAAGCAGGGGTAACGCCACCTTGGTGGAGTGGGCGCAAGGTTCACTCCTGATTGACTGCGGATTTACCGTGAAGGAAACCGAGTTGCGTATGGCGCGCCTCGGTAAAACCGCGCGCGATTTAACCGCTATCCTGGTTACCCACGAACACTCGGATCACATCAAAGGCGTGCCCGCTCTAGCGCGCCGCTACGATATTCCCGTGTATATGACTCCCGGAACTTATCACAGCAGGGATTTGGGTGAGCTACCCAAGCTCAATCTCATCCATGCCTATACGCCTTTCCAGTTGGAGGGTTTGCAGGTAAATCCCGTTGCAGTGCCCCATGATGCGCGTGAGCCGGCGCAATTTGTCTTCGAATATGAAGGCTTGCGCTTGGGAATACTCACGGATTTAGGTAGTATTACACCCCATGTAGAAGCGGCCTATCAGGCGTGTGATGCGATCCTGTTGGAAGCTAATCACGATCCTTTTATGCTCGCATCAGGTCCTTATCCCCCCTCGCTTAAGCAGCGGGTCGGTGGTCAATGGGGGCATTTAAGCAATCAGCAAGCAGCGGGTTTTCTGCAGCGAATCGATACCCGACGTTTGCAACATCTGGTGGTGGCGCATATCAGCCAAAAGAACAATTCTTTGGACGTAGCGCGTGCAGCACTTGAACCTGTTACCCAAGCCGTGCAACAAGTAACCTACGCCTGCCAGGATCAAGGCTTTGATTGGCTGGCAGTTGTTCAGGTGGAGCGCATAGCCGCGAGCGCCTGA
- a CDS encoding MFS transporter, translating to MSSLNQVNANIGRYRWTICALIFFATTVNYLDRQVLSLLAPDLSKEFGWTNSDYANITAVFQFVYAISMLFAGRIIDILGTRAGYIAAIIVWSIGAIMHAYAIPMGEFTNNILALAGLAAVPVSIAGFMISRAVLAFGEAGNFPAAIKATAEYFPKKERSFATGIFNSGANVGAILAPLLVPWIAAHWGWQTAFILVGAVGFVWMGFWFVFYDAPHKQKRLSPTELAYINSDNDEPIAPVTTKEEKTSWFKLLGYRQTWAFASGKFMTDGVWWFYLFWLPKYLEAQFGLHKTEIMIPLAVLYSMTMIGSIGGGWFPTYFMNKGYNVYDGRIRAMFVIALFPLVVLLAQPFGSYSYWVPVLLIGIGASAHQAWSCNIFTTVSDMFPKKAVASVVGIGGMAGGLGGVALSKLGGWLFDYYGALGEIYTGYAIMFGICAVAYLIALGIMVSLVPKYKPISDL from the coding sequence ATGAGCAGTCTTAATCAAGTCAATGCCAATATTGGCAGATATCGTTGGACAATTTGTGCGCTGATTTTTTTTGCCACTACCGTTAATTATCTCGACCGACAAGTTCTTAGTCTTCTCGCTCCCGATCTTTCCAAAGAGTTTGGTTGGACCAACAGCGATTACGCCAACATTACCGCTGTATTCCAATTCGTGTACGCTATTTCAATGCTCTTTGCCGGGCGCATCATCGATATATTAGGCACCCGTGCTGGCTACATTGCTGCCATTATTGTTTGGTCCATTGGCGCTATCATGCATGCCTACGCCATTCCAATGGGCGAGTTCACCAATAATATATTGGCGCTTGCAGGCCTTGCCGCGGTTCCAGTATCCATTGCCGGTTTTATGATTTCCCGTGCAGTGCTGGCGTTTGGTGAAGCGGGAAACTTCCCCGCTGCCATTAAAGCGACTGCCGAATATTTCCCTAAAAAAGAACGCTCTTTTGCAACCGGTATTTTTAACTCGGGTGCAAATGTTGGTGCTATCTTGGCACCCTTACTTGTGCCCTGGATTGCCGCTCATTGGGGTTGGCAAACGGCGTTTATTCTTGTGGGTGCGGTAGGTTTTGTGTGGATGGGTTTTTGGTTTGTTTTTTATGATGCCCCGCATAAACAAAAGCGTTTATCTCCAACTGAACTCGCGTACATCAATAGCGATAACGACGAGCCTATTGCCCCGGTAACGACTAAAGAAGAAAAAACTTCCTGGTTCAAATTGCTTGGCTATCGCCAAACCTGGGCATTTGCCTCTGGTAAATTTATGACGGATGGCGTTTGGTGGTTCTATCTATTTTGGTTGCCCAAGTATTTGGAAGCACAATTTGGATTGCACAAAACCGAGATTATGATTCCACTGGCTGTGCTCTACAGTATGACCATGATAGGAAGTATTGGCGGCGGCTGGTTCCCCACTTATTTTATGAATAAGGGTTACAACGTTTACGATGGCCGCATCCGCGCCATGTTTGTTATTGCACTTTTCCCCTTGGTGGTTTTGTTGGCGCAACCCTTCGGCTCCTACAGCTATTGGGTTCCGGTATTGTTGATTGGCATTGGCGCGTCGGCGCATCAGGCGTGGTCCTGTAATATTTTCACCACTGTTTCTGATATGTTCCCTAAAAAAGCAGTGGCGTCAGTGGTAGGTATTGGCGGTATGGCTGGCGGATTGGGTGGTGTTGCTCTGTCTAAATTAGGTGGCTGGTTGTTCGACTATTATGGCGCTTTGGGTGAAATTTATACCGGGTACGCCATTATGTTTGGAATTTGTGCTGTGGCTTACTTAATCGCATTGGGGATTATGGTTTCGTTGGTGCCTAAATATAAGCCAATTTCAGATTTGTAA
- the bamC gene encoding outer membrane protein assembly factor BamC, with the protein MNLMTTKARTVSSSSFSTVLVRLGCLACLSVSLSGCGVFFGDDGVFRNRENDYLKADSLPPLVLPASTNKEALGELYPIPPISAADFGYDATASEYEVPRPMPLSANMLQDSVKIQRVGENSWILVNDAPGELWPRIRNFLNANNLSVTRADLKQGIIETDWLQFKTDLNSQDKYRLQIDQGIQPETSEIHITHMSVASATKPVKDPEWPSKSANPEREKWLLDELAATLASDTTEGGTSMLAQGISSTASAKAALGMFKNEPVMTLKLDKTRTMATIAYAAKRDGFQLFESDASTGMFYVYYKNPEDAKPGWFKRVFHIGAGKPKAATTPYSLEKITANMLKGEAFESAPYSIRDDEKNLKDAPGYLVVVTGKPGDYLIRVRDPYGKRLKPREARELITKLRKNLI; encoded by the coding sequence ATGAATTTAATGACTACAAAGGCCCGGACTGTATCATCCTCTTCATTTTCAACAGTTTTGGTTCGTTTAGGATGCTTGGCCTGTTTAAGTGTGTCGCTCTCAGGTTGCGGTGTATTTTTTGGCGATGATGGTGTTTTCCGCAATCGCGAAAATGATTATCTGAAAGCCGATAGTCTGCCTCCTTTGGTGTTGCCAGCTAGCACAAATAAAGAAGCCTTGGGTGAGTTGTATCCCATCCCGCCAATTAGTGCCGCCGATTTCGGTTATGACGCTACGGCCTCTGAATACGAAGTTCCACGCCCCATGCCTTTGTCTGCCAACATGTTGCAAGACAGCGTAAAAATTCAACGTGTAGGCGAGAATTCCTGGATTTTGGTAAATGATGCGCCGGGTGAACTCTGGCCGCGTATTCGTAACTTCCTTAACGCGAACAACTTGAGCGTAACCCGTGCAGACTTGAAGCAGGGGATTATTGAAACGGATTGGCTGCAATTTAAAACTGATCTGAACAGCCAGGATAAATATCGCCTGCAAATCGATCAGGGCATCCAGCCTGAGACGAGTGAAATTCATATCACCCATATGAGCGTTGCTAGCGCGACCAAGCCTGTAAAAGACCCTGAGTGGCCGTCAAAATCAGCGAATCCCGAGCGTGAGAAGTGGCTGTTGGATGAACTGGCAGCGACTCTGGCCAGCGATACGACTGAAGGCGGCACCTCAATGTTGGCGCAAGGTATTAGCAGTACTGCCTCTGCCAAAGCCGCTTTGGGTATGTTTAAAAACGAACCTGTCATGACTTTAAAATTGGATAAAACCCGCACCATGGCGACTATCGCCTATGCCGCCAAGCGCGACGGTTTCCAATTATTTGAGTCAGATGCAAGCACCGGCATGTTCTACGTGTACTACAAAAATCCGGAAGATGCGAAACCGGGTTGGTTCAAGCGTGTGTTTCATATAGGTGCAGGTAAGCCAAAAGCGGCAACCACGCCTTATAGTTTGGAAAAAATCACCGCGAATATGTTGAAAGGTGAGGCTTTTGAATCTGCGCCTTACTCAATTCGTGATGACGAAAAAAATCTGAAAGATGCACCCGGTTATCTGGTGGTTGTCACCGGCAAGCCAGGAGATTATTTGATCCGTGTGCGCGATCCTTACGGCAAACGTCTAAAACCGCGCGAAGCACGTGAGCTGATTACCAAGTTGCGTAAGAACTTGATATAA
- a CDS encoding bestrophin-like domain, which yields MNLYWLYDLPNWLFCALVVVAFVTFSMLGLWLSRRLVLRFIGKHPNNDIVSFYLAAVGVFYGITLGLIAVSTYTSYSEAGDIASQEAAAISALYRDINSYPEPERSKLRQQVKEYVRIVIEDVWPRQQQGEAPMFGTHQLNQINTTLLEFTPNTEREKIIHTEALNQFNNALTQNSLRLQSVQSGLPATMYMVIIIGALLNIMVSWLFIIENFRLQSLLNILMAGLLGLLVFLIAVMDYPYRGDYSIKPDGLEFVRDNIMKE from the coding sequence ATGAATTTATATTGGCTTTATGATTTACCAAATTGGCTATTTTGTGCGCTTGTAGTAGTGGCTTTCGTGACATTTTCAATGTTGGGTTTATGGTTGAGCCGTCGTTTGGTATTGCGCTTTATTGGTAAACACCCCAACAACGACATAGTCAGTTTTTATCTGGCTGCTGTTGGCGTATTTTATGGGATAACCCTTGGATTGATTGCTGTTAGCACCTATACAAGCTACTCCGAGGCTGGCGACATAGCCTCGCAAGAAGCAGCTGCGATTAGTGCTTTATATCGCGATATAAACAGCTACCCGGAACCTGAGCGCAGCAAGCTACGCCAGCAAGTTAAAGAATATGTGCGCATAGTGATTGAAGACGTATGGCCGCGACAGCAACAAGGTGAGGCGCCCATGTTTGGCACCCATCAACTCAATCAGATAAATACGACTCTACTTGAATTTACCCCGAATACCGAGCGCGAAAAAATCATTCATACAGAGGCACTCAACCAGTTCAATAACGCACTTACGCAAAATAGTTTGCGCCTGCAAAGCGTCCAAAGTGGCCTGCCAGCAACTATGTATATGGTGATTATTATTGGAGCTCTACTCAATATTATGGTGAGCTGGTTGTTTATTATTGAAAATTTTCGCCTGCAAAGTTTGCTCAACATACTTATGGCGGGATTGTTAGGTTTGTTGGTTTTTTTAATTGCGGTAATGGATTATCCATATCGCGGTGACTACAGCATAAAGCCGGACGGACTTGAGTTTGTGCGGGATAATATTATGAAAGAGTAA